A window of Methylomonas sp. 11b genomic DNA:
GGCACCAAACTATCGTTCGTGATACTGACTTTACTCCAAGTCACATCATCGAGTTCTACCTGTCATACCCAATCTACATCATCACTGGTTCAGCTTCTTTCATGTATGCAAAAACAAGATTGCCTACATACCACGAAGGTCTGCACTTGATGTATCTGATTGCGGTTATCGGTCCATTCATGATCTTGCCTAACGTAGGCTTGAATGAGTGGGGTCACACATTCTGGTTTATGGAAGAGTTGTTCGTTGCTCCATTGCATTACGGTTTCGTATTCTTTGGTTGGGCTGCTCTGGCTATAATGGGTGTTGTGAACACCGAAGTAATGGCAATTGCAAAATTGCTGAAAAAAGATTTGGCTTAATAGCTTATCTTTAAAAGTAAAAATACTATCTCCTTTCCTGCCGCTGCTTTTTTCAAGTGGCGGTAGGATAAAGAGAAGTGAAAAAAATATAATTTTAATTCTTTAGGAGGTAAGCTAATGAGCGCATCTCAATCAGCTGTACGTTCACGTGCGGAAGCGGTACAAGTTTCCCGTACGTTCGACTGGATGATTCTTTTTACACTGTTCACAGCGGTTCTGGGCGGTTATCACATTCACTATATGTTGACTGGCGGTGACTGGGATTTCTGGACCGACTGGAAAGATAGACGTCTATGGGTAACCGTAGCTCCTATCGTTTCTATTACATTCCCTGCGGCTGTTCAAGCTTGCTTGTGGTGGAGATACCGTTTGCCAGTTGGCGCAACTCTTTCTGTAGTTGCTCTGATGGTTGGTGAGTGGATTAACCGTTACATGAACTTCTGGGGCTGGACTTACTTCCCAGTAAACATTTGCTTCCCATCTAACCTGTTGCCAGGTGCGATCGTTCTTGACGTTATCCTGATGATGGGTAACAGCATGACTCTGACCGCTGTTGTTGGTGGCTTGGCTTATGGCCTGTTGTTCTACCCAGGTAACTGGCCTGTTATCGCTCCGTTGCACGTGCCTGTAGAATACAACGGCATGATGATGACTTTGGCTGACTTACAAGGTTACCACTATGTTCGTACCGGTACACCTGAGTACATCCGTATGGTAGAGAAAGGTACATTAAGAACTTTCGGTAAAGACGTTGCTCCAGTATCAGCGTTCTTCTCTGGATTCGTTTCTATCATTATTTACTTCTTGTGGCACTTCTTCGGCAGATGGTTCGCTAAAACCGACTTCATCGCTGACGACGCGTCTTAATTAGAAGAATAGTAAGAAAATGAACCTGGTGGTTCTAGATAGCTGCCAGAAAGTCTTAATTAAAATTCTCTAGTGATAGAGGAGGAAATATGAAAATAATAAAAGACAAAGTTGCAAAACTGTCCTTTGTCGCACTGTTGGTCGCAATGACAGCAGCGATGTTCTATGCTCCAACAGCATCTGCTCATGGTGAAAAATCACAGGCTGCGTTCATGCGTATGCGGACGATTCACTGGTTTGACCTGAACTGGTCAAAAGAAGAAGTGCCTGTTAATGAAACTATGACAATTTCTGGTAAATTCCTGGTATTCGCAGGCTGGCCAGAAACTGTTGATAAACCAGAAGTTTCATTTTTGAACGTTGGTATCCCTGGTCCTGTATTTATCCGTGCAGGTTCTTGGATCGGCGGTCAATTGGTTCCTCGTTCAGTGTCTTTGGAATTGGGCGAAGTTTACGAGTTTAAAGTTCTGTTGAAAGCTCGTCGTCCAGGCGACTGGCACGTTCACTCTATGATGAACGTACAAGGCGGTGGCCCTATCATCGGCCCAGGCAAATGGGTAACCATTACTGGTTCTATGAGCGAGTTTGTTAACCCAGTTACAACTTTGACTGGTCAAACAATTAACTTGGAAAACTATGCTCTGGACAACGTTTATTTCTGGCACGCAGTATGGTTCGCAATCGCGTTCGCATGGTTGTTGTTCTGGATCAAACGTCCATTGTTCGTTCCACGTCATATCGCTGTTAGCACTGGCAAAGCAGATTCTCTGATCTCAGCCGGCGACAAAAAAATCGGTATGCTGTTCGGTGTAGGTACTATGGTTATCGTTGCTGCTTCTATGGGCGCTACCAACGAAAAATATCCTGTAACTACTCCTTTGCAAGCTGGTTTGTTGCGTGGTATGAAAACTTATCAAATGCCTGAAGCTAACGTTTCAGTTAAAGTTGATGATGCTACATACCGTGTTCCAGGTCGTGCAATGCAAATGACTTTGACCATCACAAACAACGGCGATTCAGCTGTTCGTTTGGGTGAGTTCAACACAGCAGGTGTCCGTTTCTTAGATCCAGCGGTTCATGAAGATGATACTGCTTACCCAGATGATTTGTTGGCTGAAGAAGGCTTAACTGTTAGCGATAACAGCCCTCTGGCTCCAGGCGAAACACGCACTGTCGAAGTTACTGCTTCTGATGCTGCTTGGGAAGTATATCGTTTAGCTGACTTGATCTACGATCCAGACAGCCGCTTCGCAGGTCTGTTGTTCTTCTGGGATGAAAAAGGTAACCGTCAATTGGTAACAGTTGATGCTCCTCTGATTCCAACTTTCATCTAATACTGAAAGTTTTCTAAGTCGAAATACTTAGGAAGAAATTGAAACCCCCGCTATTGAAAGATAGCGGGGGTTTTTTTTGGAAAATACGCTTTGAAAATGCAGGAAGATGTAAAAAATGAAAAAGATGTTAGTAATTGTAGGAATATTAGTACTAAGCGGTTGCTCGGAGAAGGAAGAATATCAGTCCGTAGTCTTAGAGCAGATGAAGCAAGATAAAGATATTAAGGACTACGGAATTGAGCCGGAAGTAATGACAAAATGTGTCGTCGATACTTCGTCTAATGATATGCCAGGGTTGTTCCTATTAGATCCTGAAAGGCGCAAAGCATATAAAAATTACGCGAAGATGTTAGATCTTAATAAGTCAACGGATCCACAAAAGACCTTAATCGAATTACGAGAAAGTTTCGGTGCAGCTAAAGAGCTCGCAGAAGCACATTCAAATTATGTCGAAAGCGTAGTCGAATGTATGTCCGGTTTAGTGACTGGCGGAGAGGAAAAATTGAAAAATGCAAAATAGGGGCTGTTGCCGTTTCACATGGGTAGCCATATAAAAGCACAAGCCAAAGCGATGGCGCTTCCAACATTGCGTTTCAGTTTGTTATACCGTGTTGCAATGGCTCTGAAATGTTTCAGTCTAGCAAATTCATTTTCAACCAGGTGGTGATACTTATAGAGCCACCAATCCACGGCATCATTGCCAATGTGGAGTGGTCAACTTTTTTCGGACACACCAATAGATTGTTGTTCTGCCATTTTCATTTCATAGCCATTGGGCGGAAGGTAGCCCAATGACGAATGCAAGCGCCGACTGTTGTAGAAATTGACGATATAGTCGGTGATGTCGCGGATAGCCCCGCTGTGGTTGGCATACTGCGGTACGTTTTTGGCTGAAGCAGGTGCAGTCTGAACAATCCGGTCAATCGGGCATTGGCAAGCCGTTAATGCCGGATCAGCAGCGTTTTCGGCCGTTGGAACAAGAAAATTGTCAACTGCGTACGGATAACTAAGTACTAAAAACGGTTTCGGCCTTTTATGCCCTGTGGGTATCTTTGCCAAGGAACTGCGATGAAACACCAAGTGATCCACTAGTTAACGGCAGATAAGGTCGTCACGGTGCAGCAGGGTTACCAGTTGTTGGGCGTCAGCCGTTCGGGATTTTATGCGGCTCGGAGGCGAATTCATCAGCCCAAAACGCCTTTCGGCACGCGGGTTCGCTTGCGCAGTCCGTTCGAAGCCATCGGTCAATGCTATGGCAGTCGCCAGGCCTGAATAAGTGCATTCCGACCGTGACAGCCAGTACGCCAGTCAAGAGAAACGGGATTTACTGATGCGCTACGGCTTTCAAGGCAGCATGAGTCGTGAGGGCAGCTGCTGGGATAATCCGGTAATGGGGCGCTTCTTTCTCAATTTAAAAATGGAGCATGTCTGACACCTCCGCAGTCCCACCCAGTTTGAGTTCCTGGCAAACCTGATCCAACCTCAGCCCTTGCTCCTGGAAAATATTTACCACTTGCAGCTTGAACGCCGCATCAAAACTTTGCCTTTCTCGTTTCATTCGTTCCACCCTGACGGTGGATAGTTTATCAATCTATTTTGGTGTCAATTTTTATTGAACCACTACAATTGAGTTCGCTTGAGTGATGATGGCTTGGATTGATTGGTTTTCATAAGGCTCCTCAGGTTGCGAGATTACTCTCTTAGCTGGGTGCCTTGGAGTTAGGGGGTAAGATCAAGGTTAGACTGCTAAAATAACCAAGTTTTTAGATAAAAGCTGATGTAAGTTGCTAAGCTATTTAACTAATGCTAACGGTAGGACGACAATCGTGCCAATTATCTTGAAAGTACTTTCTTACAAAGGTTTGCCATTACCTGCTGAATTGAGTGCCGAATTCGGTCAGTTAGGCGGAACAATAGGCAGAAAAGCAGGAAATACCTTGGTGTTACCTGATGCGGAAAACTTTGTATCAGGCCATCATGCTGAAATCATTTATGAGGACGGTGGTTATTTGATAAAGGACACAAGCAAAAATGGT
This region includes:
- the amoB gene encoding bacterial ammonia monooxygenase, subunit AmoB, with product MKIIKDKVAKLSFVALLVAMTAAMFYAPTASAHGEKSQAAFMRMRTIHWFDLNWSKEEVPVNETMTISGKFLVFAGWPETVDKPEVSFLNVGIPGPVFIRAGSWIGGQLVPRSVSLELGEVYEFKVLLKARRPGDWHVHSMMNVQGGGPIIGPGKWVTITGSMSEFVNPVTTLTGQTINLENYALDNVYFWHAVWFAIAFAWLLFWIKRPLFVPRHIAVSTGKADSLISAGDKKIGMLFGVGTMVIVAASMGATNEKYPVTTPLQAGLLRGMKTYQMPEANVSVKVDDATYRVPGRAMQMTLTITNNGDSAVRLGEFNTAGVRFLDPAVHEDDTAYPDDLLAEEGLTVSDNSPLAPGETRTVEVTASDAAWEVYRLADLIYDPDSRFAGLLFFWDEKGNRQLVTVDAPLIPTFI
- the amoA gene encoding bacterial ammonia monooxygenase, subunit AmoA, encoding MSASQSAVRSRAEAVQVSRTFDWMILFTLFTAVLGGYHIHYMLTGGDWDFWTDWKDRRLWVTVAPIVSITFPAAVQACLWWRYRLPVGATLSVVALMVGEWINRYMNFWGWTYFPVNICFPSNLLPGAIVLDVILMMGNSMTLTAVVGGLAYGLLFYPGNWPVIAPLHVPVEYNGMMMTLADLQGYHYVRTGTPEYIRMVEKGTLRTFGKDVAPVSAFFSGFVSIIIYFLWHFFGRWFAKTDFIADDAS